AAAAGATGCAATAAACAATAATGTTTATCTTTCAGTAGTGATTAAACATAAAACTAAAGAAATAATTAGTTTTTCTCTTTCTAAATTTAATGATTCAAAATTAATTTACAAAACATTTGAAAATGTTGATTTTGAAAAAAGTTTTATACTACATTCAGATCATTGCTCAACTTATACATCTGATGATTTTTCTGGTTTTATTCAAAATAAAGGTGGAATAATTTCACTTTCAAAAGTAGGAAACAGTTTAGATAATAGAGTTGTGGAATATTGATTTTCAAATTTAAAAACTGAATTAATTAGAGATTTAAATATCAAAGCTATGACTTTGAGCGAACTAGAAAAAGAGATATCTAATTATGTTAATTGATACAATAAATTTAGAATTCAATCATGTCTAAATTGAAAAACCCCATACGAATATAGTATGGGGCTATCCAATTTAATAAATTGTTAATTTTTTCTGTCCTAGTTTATAGCTAACTTTTTTTTATAAAAAATTAAAGTAAAAATGTATAAAAAAATAGATGAGAATTTCTCATCTATTTTTTTGCTATGTGCTTGAACATTTACATTCAAACTTTTGCATTTCTTCAAGTTTAATAATTTCTTCAAGTAATGCTCCGTATTTATTTTTAAAACTTGGAAGCATATAGTAATAAACAAAAACTCCTACCTTACGGCTTTCAACTACACCTTCACGCTTTAA
This sequence is a window from Mycoplasmopsis gallopavonis. Protein-coding genes within it:
- a CDS encoding ArsR/SmtB family transcription factor — protein: MKTTKLLTLLSKEVKLKLIIHLFSCVENECEVNTFVDILREKQANISKHLNDLKREGVVESRKVGVFVYYYMLPSFKNKYGALLEEIIKLEEMQKFECKCSST